The sequence TTGCAatcaaaaattctcaatttgttggacagtgtaattagctTTAAGTATAACACGGCTTCAATCTGTCATCATCTTTAACCTCATTTCTAAAAGCCACAAATATTCAAACACATGTTTTCGACATATATTACACATCAGTCATATCCCATAATGGCATATGAatgttacacaaaaaaaaaaaaaaaaaacagataataGAAATTCACTCGTGCATTAATAACTTCAGGCCAAATTTAGCTggaataaaatgcaaaataatgtatatatttataagaaaaacaaaacaagaaataataaacagcctaaaataacaaaatctacttataaacagaagaaaaaacaaatttgaatacaaatttttgtaaaaaaaaacacatgtgaattaaataaaatttccaaatgtCATACCCTTATCATACCCACAGCAAGTagcaacaaatattaaaaaattatcataaaaatcGTCTTAAGATGACTCTTTTGGAATAGGGAAAAaggcaaattttaaattccatgaaattttttcataaatgaaaaaataatattaatcatacgtttaagtgctcttgaaaaaaaaatatacaagatAAATTGGCttaatactagggtattcgaattattcgatttttctcttgttcgaataaaacgaataattcgaataagagcttttaacttgttcgaataattcgattacacgtttaaaattaatcgaattattcgaataatttattttttttaaaaaagtaaagaatgaagttttgatgtcggttttttaatattttattgttaaagaaaaacaaaaaataacattaaagttaacaattctattattaataatgttaaaaggcattcgaaaacaaagtccatccttaaattttcaacagaagtattctgatcagaataactcccgaacaatctacaaaacaatcgACTAGCAACCCTTTGGAGCTATACTTTACAacatttgagctagttggattgatcatgaattcaaatacaatataaacgtattaagaactttttatgtcgttcattaattcgggttttaaattgagtaactaattctttagtaaattaattattcactatttctaaataatttataacatattatattatacatcaagctctatcaatgttgccgaatctttgcttaataaagtggtcttggggaattacacaataaatggaatctgtccaaagtttgatatcattgtcagtgaacgtggctaatttgaagtcaggcagtgcatgattgacgcatttacaaatacgcaaacattttattaccatgttagacaaatatgttcaacgatgttcaaaatcatatataagacgaactccatgcttttcttgcaacaaaacgttagttggcaatatttgtgtttatcattcgatttactaaatattttgcaacacttacataCGCGGGTAATAACatcatttatatacaaatattttaagatcagataatgtaatcattataaatttcatcctcaatatcacattcgacgaccgtttcaaaatcacattctccatcacattcaactccactttaatctaagttaaaattttgattattaattgcgattcttctaatatttcgccagctaaataaaatatattttattccgtaccttttattttcattggttcaagtcctaagttaaacattttgaaagatttgtttttagaattgtaacttcttgcagtaatatttaaatatttatagaaggagctatcggaacactcatctacagtgatcgaaagtccctttgtctttagttatttgtcgaatttcataaacaatacaatttttgtaagtcgttattacttatttaaatttggagttatgaacaattttaaacgatttaataaatttaaatatatatgaacatttattcgtcttattcgattattctacataaaattgttcgaattattcgttattcgaaaatggccatttttaaattgttcgaataattattcgtaagaaattattcgattaatcgaacgatcattagtcgaatgtaTACCCTACTTAATACTCATACGTTTAAGTGGCCTAGAAAAAGAGCTGCATTTAAAGGGGGTTTCATTAAGTGATtcttatctttaaatttaaatttaaataaaacaaagtatttgagtaaaatttaattcaaatttgttCATTCATTTGAAAGGCCAGTCGTTGCCATTATGTATGGAGTATAACATTATGCAAATGTGatttgtcaaagggggcaaggtttgtggaacttctgaggagtaaataaaggcgttttatataagtatttgatattgttaaaaatcttaggacttgaggattgatattttagtaaaattaaataattttataaaattttgggacattatttaccttaaaaactaaaaaattacaatatggtgattttccacgaataaaaatacaaaatttgaattaatataaaattttaacagttaaagatatcataacaaaatttggtacccATATAGacccaaatgtccttaaatcaatggcattagaatttttgacattttttattttcaaataccgaaattcctaaaacggggaaaatgttttccaaaaactgatttttttttagaaaagtgcctattGTGACGCTATTaacgtgtgatagtaaaaatacttagtaaatatttaagaaacatttagggttatagaaatgttgtttttgGAGTATTGGAGTGCTTTGCCTttctagaattttttactcaaaccgaaattttttttttaaaattggtcaAGTTTGGATAGGCTGATATGTCCgattaagtgagccaaatttttctttacacgcttttgcattaagttgtctttccggatcatataaaaattcgatatagtcccgaagaaaatttttttctacaaaagaaaaaatatatgggtttttttgggaaaaaacgtaaaaaatacagcCCTTTTTACAatttccaactttggatgcgtataactttttctAGGGAACAGATAACTGAtggcaagtttttttattttatttagaattttatcatcaatatagctgatattttaaaaataaatttcgacgctccgtaggcccgccatatctaaaaaaccataaaaagatcgagcaaaattaaaaaaaataaatcaataaaccagAATATGTATCTCTTCCACTAATAGAGAAAACCTACACTGCTAAgcgtagaccttctcaaggactatttatatttaaaatctcagctcattcggatcataaatggttttctggcgatttttttaaaaaaattgagacccgaggtgaccaactttggggGGCTAcacactggcccccattagtgctaggaagctgaacaaacgtaaatcaactcgaaaaaaccttagctcaaaccatgtgaaatttcataacaatatatccaataatttccaagataccgaattatttccaaaaaaaaaagtttctaaaccactgtgctttGTACTATGATATCTGGGCACTTGGAACTAAcgtatgcaaaatttaaataagatcgctgcattatttaagaatttataacCGATACAACGTTATTTTGGAAGGAcccttgtatgggaggtacccctAGGGACTATCcgatatgaaacatttttaatatttagcttttctatatgaaactagcCAAGTGTACCACATTTTGTTATCATAGGAGCACTCCTtctagtttttgcaaaaaaatgtatggaactataccactgtgcgccatcTTGTTGAGTCCATATCATCCAACTCAGGCTAAAGAAGTTAGTAATCATCGATCTATAGATCATGCCGTTGACGGCGATAGCCTGACCAATATCGTTCTCAAAGACTAATGGACCGATGACGCCAACCAAatcaaacagtgactttttcgggatgcattagACAGTCTTGGATCTCATTTGGGTTGGTATCATCCCAATTTCGACAATTCTCTCATTCATAAGAAATGAGCATCAATTAAGATGATTTTTTGAGGAAAATTATGGTCAGTTTCCAACTACTCTAGGGCACATTTAGAGACCGCACGTCCTTGTCTATGTTCGCTTGCTTTCAGCTGATGGGGGTCACTTGAATTTTGTACGAATACAGGCCAAAGTCACGATGCAAAATTGTCCATGTTATGGTCTACGAAATGCCAAGGAGAGTTCGAggcactctatagttttatttgtataatatctttggtttttctaaagctttttgggaaaaggtttcctgatgatctggcctaagcaaccagtgaaatgcgcataggaactagcttatcccccaacaataaatttcagtgaatttatcaaattaaaaattgggattttAGCATAAAACTATTTTACAGAAAGGAGCATCATTGAAGATGATTTTCTAAGAAAACGTATGGTCAGTTTCCAACCACTTCAAGACACATTTAGTGACCGCACATCGTTGTCTATGGTTGCTTACTTTCAGCTACTGGGGGTCACTTGAATTTTTTATGGATGCAGGTTCAAGTCAAGATACCATATTAGCCATGTTTTGGTCTGTGAAAGGCCAAGTTCTTGTGATCGAGTGCCTCGGTTTCTCCTGCACTCTTTCATGGACAGCGGCAATATTGTCGGCAGATCTTGCGTTTTGTCATTGGTTCATTTCTTACTGAACCTGTGAACTCAAATTTGCCGCACTGTGAAGAGTCCTCTCAGCAGGACGATATTTCAACCTTAAAATGACCAAAGCTCGCGGAACTTTGCTCCAACAGAagcatttttataaacaaattttatgtttcgCAAAACAATCTGAATCAgcgacagccaattcgacagactTTGCTTTAACAATATGCTccctatcaactgtcaaagtccGGAAGTCCCTAATGGAAGACCCTTTCCACATGTTTTTGGTATCTTTAagggaaatatttaataaaataataatcatatGCTTGATTGTAtgggaaatataaaataaatattttcattacaaGTCAGCTGAACTTCAtggaagaaatattttattaattttcaagtaTGGCAAAGAACAAAATTGTTTGAGCTTTTCTGGGTATACATTAGCAGAGAAGATTGGGGAAATATGCAAACTAATTTGAGTTTTACAATTAATGGAATATTGGCCCTtggattgtttatttttatactagGTAGAAGAAGGATCGttggtttttcttaaaataagaagactttaaatttaattccgACTAAATTGCATTACATTGCTTTTCTTTGCATTGTTTTGCTTAGCTTAGTTTAGCTTAGTATAGCTTAGCTTGCCTTCTCGTTCCTTTCCTTCCATTTCCTTCCTGTCATgtacaaaatattcatatttctcGAACTATTGAGCAGTTTGAAGGTTACCTGGAGTTAGTGCAATTGCGGATTGTTCTCTTTTAAAGATATTATTGCCATCATCATCAAagtaatattaacattttattaaacaattatttcaaacTCATCGGCATTTAATTAAATGAATCCAATTAAGCAATGAATATTTAAACATGGTTATTCACACAAATGCATTTAATAGttgaaaaaattaagttttaattatttaccacaaacaaagaatttaaaactcctacacacaaaaacaaaactattgcAGTTAAAAATCAACAGAATATTAACATTCCTCATAcatttaatgttttataaattactTCAACAGCTGcggtttatatttaaaattccaGCTATTAAAAACTCATTACTAATTACATCCTTCTATGCTTTTTCTTATTCTTTACAGCCCCTTACTTAAAGTTAAACAGGAAACACTTAAATACAtctgtttttttaaatgacaCCACGTACTGGGAGTAGACCCCACTACCATATCCtgtaatattaacaaaaaactagCCTGCCTTTTAGATGTATGCAGCTAGAGCGTCACAATTTGCCAAAACCATAACAATGGCGTGTAGTGTACAAAAGCAACCCTCTACCCAACCATTACCCAAGGCCACCTCGTCATCGGCGGGACCCACCACACCGAAACCTAAAGGTGCGGGTGCACCGCGTGGTTCTCTGCCCACGGATATGGTGGTGCAACCGCCTTTGGAATTTCAGTGGCCACCGCCAGTGCCGGTCTCAACGCACACGAATAATGTGCGTTTGAATATGATGAATCAGGATCCGAAAGACTTGCATACGGCTCGTGCCATGATCGAGGAGTTGAGGTCGAAGGTGAGATTTCAGGCGGAACACATAATGAAGTGGCGAAAGGCGTATGCAATGCAGGTATGCTTTTTATAAGGATTTGTaattatttcgaatattttccCAATAGAAACAGTAagtttcctattcctttcctattcctttcctattcctttcctattcctttcctattcctttcctattcctttcctattcctttcctattcctttcctattcctttcctattcctttcctattcctttcctattcctttcctattcctttcctattcctttcctattcctttcctattcctttcctattcctttcctattcctttcctattcctttcctattcctttcctattcctttcctattcctttcctattcctttcctattcctttcctattcctttcctattcctttcctattcctttcctattcctttcctattcctttcctattcctttcctattcctttcctattcctttcctattcctttcctattcatttcctattcctttcctattcctttcctattcctttcctattcctttcctattcctttcctattcctttcctattcctttcctattcctttcctattcctttcctattcctttcctattcctttcatattcctttcctattcctttcctttTCCTTTcatattcctttcctattcgtTTCCTATTCGTTTCCTATTcgtttcctattcctttcctattcctttcctattcctttcctattcctttcctattcctttcctattcctttcctattcctttccttttcctttcctattcctttcctttTCCTTTcatattcctttcctattcgtTTCCTATTCGTTTCCTATTcgtttcctattcctttcctattcctttcctattcctttcctattcctttcctattcctttcctattcctttcctattcctttcctattcctttcctattcctttcctattcctttcctattcctttcctattcctttcctattcctttcctattcctttcctattcctttcctattcctttcctattcctttcctattcctttcctattcctttcctattcctttcctattcctttcctattcctttcctattcctttcctattcctttcctattcctttcctattcctttcctattcatttcctattcctttcctattcctttcctattcctttcctattcctttcctattcctttcctattcctttcctattcctttcctattcctttcctattcctttcctattcctttcatattcctttcctattcctttcctttTCCTTTcatattcctttcctattcgtTTCCTATTCGTTTCCTATTcgtttcctattcctttcctattcctttcctataacctttattgatttttatagcatttatatTTCTATATCTTTATTCCAGGTCCAACAGCAGTACCGCTATCAGAAGGAAAAAAGCGATCAAATGAACGCTCTCACCTCACAACTGCTGCTGCTCGAGTCCCGCCTGAAacgtaaacaaaaacaaatttccagTCTTTTGCAACATCGTGAGATGACCATACAAAGACAACAGAAAATTATCGATACCCTGTCTTCGCGTCTGGTAGATCATGGCCTAGAAGCCATCGATGCCAGCTATGCCACCGAATTGGATTCGCTAAATGATTCCGATTCTGCAGTGGTGCTAGAAGACATCGACTCCGACACCAATATGACTCTGATAGGCAGCCGCAGAAAAAGTTCCAGTGCCGGCAGCTGCACAACGGGAAGTGGCGGTGGTACGGGTGGTGATGGTATAACCATAGTTCGTTCTATATCGGATGCCATAGAGACCAGTTTACAGAAGTATGGTGCTGTGCGCAGGAACAATTGTTTTTTGCGGCGGCCCGAAATTTTAGAGACTGTCTACTCCGTCGAAGAGGATCCCGAGCCCACTTCAGATGTGGCGGAGAAAAGAGATAAATTTAAGCAGAGATCGGAAAAGGCTTTGAGTTCCAGTTCCACCGAAGGTCAATTGGATAGTGGCGAAACACCGCCGCCCCTAACAAATGGCACACTGCCGTGTACGACGGTAACCATAACGGCGCCCGAGGATACAACCAAAGATAAGGAAAATACTGTGCAAACGTCACCCATTAAGGATGGCTATACGGCCTTAAGTATGAGAGTGCCTCAGTTGCAGCGTAATGCCAAGTCTATGGAGGATCAGCAAAGATCCTTGAGTAGAGATGACGAAGATATAGCAACAGAGACTTTAGCACAAAAACCCCAAAATCCCATGACCAACTACAACAGAGTCATGTCCAATCATCGATCGGTTACTAAACCTAAAGATGTTAAGTATAAGAGAATCAATAAGGCTAAATCGAAAAGTTTGGAAGAGCTGAGGGGACGCTTAAAAAATCTGGTGGAAAAGGTGGATCCCGTATTGGCTGCACCCATGTACACAGCCAATGTAATGCCGCAAACGGCTCAGTCATATGCGTGACCTATGCCCCCCTGTAACGGCGAGGAAGAGGACTTTAAAACTGCTTCACCCTCACCCTCGGCCACCACCCAAAATACACCGGTAAAAACTACAGAAACCTTCAAATTTGGCATTGAGCGCAAGCCCACTTCCGAGGTGTCTTTGGCTTTGGCTGTTATGGCGGTGCCTAAACATGCGGGCCCTAAACGTTCGCTCACTTTACCGCGTATTTTGGTGCCACAGGCTGCTTTGCACAACAGCGGCAATGGTTCAGCTGGCTCTGGTTCGGGGACGGGTAGTCGTAGTAGTTTCTAGCAATTAAAGAAATTCTTCATACGTAATTGTGATAAAAAAGTGAGagaataaaagattttttttccaCCCCCccgtttgtttaaaaatgtcatttaatatTGTGTAAATATAAATGCAGCATATATTTTTAAGATAACTCAACAAAATAGatacgaaaatttaaattgttgtacaTATATagttacaatattattttagtttttaattatgtgagattaaaaatttataataataaaaacaattataattttataaaaatattttttttagtttggttttattttgagttcttcttgttttaaaggtttttattttggaaaattttgtgttaCTTTGGAGGTAATGCCAGTTACTAAACCTATGTGAAGAAAGAATTCAGTTAAATTTGTTGTAGGAACTCAAAAGTCACATTAACTGTGGACTTTCTCAAAATCTCTCTCAGAAAATTGGATTGCTTTTAAACGATCGTTTTTCCAACAAGCTTAGAAACAATACAAAAGACGATGTATAAAGACGAAACAggcttataaatttattataaggttcgaaggaccattacAAGAAGTCAAAATCGAAATATTAATCCAATTGGGTTTCCAAATAGCCTTTAAACATAAAAGTTTCTAACATTTATCATAATAAAAGAGCATAAATACGTGTTCCTGGAgctttgtttgaaaaattgagaTTCGAAGGACCATTACAAGAAGTCGAAATCGAAATATTAATCCAGTTGGGTTTCCAAATAGCCTTTAGATACGTATTTCTGGAGCTTTATTCAAAAAATTGGGATTCGAAGGACCATTATTTCCCCCTAAATTAAAAATGCTGCTGGTTGGAAAATGAATCAATTCATGGCTGAAATTTTTACAGAACTATTTTACTAAGTAactgataaaatttattaaaactaatggtTGGCATTgcttttcttttcttatttataaaaatttctaaaaaattatatttaattttacaactttttttagttCCTTCACAATTTCCTGCTATTTTTCTGCCTTTGTATCAAAACAAACCAACTTTCTATGGACTGTTAattattaaacaacaaaaaacaaatgtaaataattagttttaagttaaaaaaacactgtatataaaaaaacacttattatagctttattcaaaataataaaaaaaatccctgAACAACCTGGGTCTAAATTTGTTTGTGAGTAAATTATcataatcaaaatttgtttatttttaatattttatgcacAAATCAATAAGATTTTCAAATGTgctatgaaataaaattcattttaatttcataGCAAATACAGGGTGTCAAAATAGATCTGATGAAATATTGACAATTTTCTAAACTcagaaaatctttaaaaaaattttaaagttttcctttaataaaatcaattttattgattaaattttctaaactcagaaaatctttaaaaaatttcaaagttttcctttaataaaatcaattttatgtagTTTATTGATTACATTTTCGAATTTGCTTTGAAATTGcattcagtttattttcttaGCTAGACACAGTCAGACCAAAAAAACTTTCTATACtctgaaaatcttaaaaaattcaaagttttcttttaataaaatcaatgtTATtcgtttccttttaaaatttactaataatttacttattaaaaataatttcatttttatcaattaattaaaaaaaaatatttttcaaattttatttagatttttgtcttatttaaagatctttaagaaaataattttattaatcaataTTCTTTGTTTTGTGTAGTATAGAAATCATATGaaacttattaatattttctttaattttagttaaatttatttatttttcaaaaatctccctgtattaatattaatcatacgctctagagtttcaaaaagaaaaaagttaaataacttCTTGAGACTTAATCTGATTGTACTGAAATTGGATTATGTAATGGGTTTGACTACAGACTTTTGGAATATGCtataaattaacatttaatttaagcACTGACTTAGATACAGTTGGCCAAATTAGAGcacacaaaaaaagaaaacattaaagacttagtaaatttaacaaaaattaataaatttaaatgcatttgTTTAGTAAAACAAAAGCATGGTTCA comes from Calliphora vicina chromosome 2, idCalVici1.1, whole genome shotgun sequence and encodes:
- the LOC135950315 gene encoding uncharacterized protein LOC135950315 — protein: MYAARASQFAKTITMACSVQKQPSTQPLPKATSSSAGPTTPKPKGAGAPRGSLPTDMVVQPPLEFQWPPPVPVSTHTNNVRLNMMNQDPKDLHTARAMIEELRSKVRFQAEHIMKWRKAYAMQVQQQYRYQKEKSDQMNALTSQLLLLESRLKRKQKQISSLLQHREMTIQRQQKIIDTLSSRLVDHGLEAIDASYATELDSLNDSDSAVVLEDIDSDTNMTLIGSRRKSSSAGSCTTGSGGGTGGDGITIVRSISDAIETSLQKYGAVRRNNCFLRRPEILETVYSVEEDPEPTSDVAEKRDKFKQRSEKALSSSSTEGQLDSGETPPPLTNGTLPCTTVTITAPEDTTKDKENTVQTSPIKDGYTALSMRVPQLQRNAKSMEDQQRSLSRDDEDIATETLAQKPQNPMTNYNRVMSNHRSVTKPKDVKYKRINKAKSKSLEELRGRLKNLVEKVDPVLAAPMYTANVMPQTAQSYA